One window from the genome of Lasioglossum baleicum chromosome 9, iyLasBale1, whole genome shotgun sequence encodes:
- the Arf79f gene encoding ADP-ribosylation factor 1 yields MGNMFTTLFKGLFGKKEMRILMVGLDAAGKTTILYKLKLGEIVTTIPTIGFNVETVEYKNISFTVWDVGGQDKIRPLWRHYFQNTQGLIFVVDSNDRERIGEAREELMRMLAEDELRDAVLLIFANKQDLPNAMNAAEITDKLGLHSLRNRNWYIQATCATSGDGLYEGLDWLSNQLKNANR; encoded by the exons ATGGGGAATATGTTCACAACGTTATTCAAAGGCCTCTTTGGCAAAAAAGAAATGAGGATTTTGATGGTGGGTCTTGATGCAGCGGGTAAAACCACAATTCTGTACAAATTAAAATTAGGGGAAATTGTTACTACGATTCCCACTATAG GTTTCAATGTAGAAACAGTTGAGTACAAGAATATAAGTTTTACTGTATGGGATGTGGGTGGCCAAGACAAAATCAGACCTCTCTGGCGACATTACTTCCAGAACACACAA GGACTGATATTTGTCGTTGACAGTAATGATAGGGAACGTATCGGTGAAGCGCGCGAAGAATTGATGAGAATGTTAGCAGAAGATGAACTTAGAGATGCAGTACTCCTTATATTCGCTAACAAACAA GATCTCCCAAATGCAATGAATGCGGCAGAGATTACTGACAAGTTGGGCCTGCATTCTCTACGTAATCGTAACTGGTACATTCAAGCAACGTGTGCCACAAGTGGAGATGGACTTTACGAGGGTCTTGATTGGCTCTCTAATCAGCTCAAAAATGCCAATCGCTAA
- the LOC143212392 gene encoding uncharacterized protein LOC143212392, whose amino-acid sequence MNFRWKKRATRVDETDGKNYDDLPLNLLEVYPERGVLSPTSEHYFTVTVESKDLRLKHYSAVLQLYVEDIPLAAISQELELHTEACTNRQRTALSSVDVWVAGIEVRLQCDIDDDSRTDTEVSETFESLVESTSSYEYCVWDKEDIGEVCCETPKHSCLCKLMREELFSHYDILNLKQFEPLLWEHIISVATIRPTRALYIGIEETYVFLARNLSDKSVKFSWGEVNGADAEMLKLCVCPQNGAVAAKNTKIMKITVVPVKEGIVQFLHIPCFINDTQKIIMLAIECFIEPLHVAFYFPKNDRKVFQWKTSFTRVEWRVDNSRMDFDMTEECKEGMKLLDKYKMQEERELMNMNLDQGDVLKDASMCTSATNVGAVESRVESSLSTRTSEIIKTDNFTMEEGNYAEENEFSGHMVPFSETTLPSSIQPVVIEFSNVSLRKVEKKTFIIKNGTAIPTNFWISVKNFYPVQCSCERQIIEDRIKFMFKQAFGKDKNIIEESLYRAKQPDSGIIIHVDPLSFNLDPFAAVPVDIYVFADTWGVYIDELEISITGLPRYTLAICVQVVGQPISLSIAQTSSTTVPVLNYGLEPMGRRLLSRTVLIKNTSVIPIAIDWHVILIKPVLTEKIPPINIIYDICTPFTNQLSKELKNSRFQSNTESKIPNTHDFISINNDGADTLKTSSDISEQRCVKTEGISTWQDEEMHDSEKVERLTMIQRILAYFRCRQVYEKNDTSSYIDAEQNEIEKKEREDIECRISVLPYYGEINNNVCTVTPKEMFTMPNHSAAIKINIYPERCVSNGKFEGEFVCKVLGFLRIAPSDKHQDNQYCRLDGLYLSPIEFDVAITVVQPLLLYDIPKANKTFICCINDVMNTKSKRLELSKSFFFYNNKGTAINVILETYYPFHVKSTSIFTECKPYIPKLGFSIHGHGCAEVEIICKVDHQLIHTILHTSKAQELRSSIMTLKEPLFIVYPDDSTQELELNLQIWIPSLKLSTYTLNFSTVYVNETKKLTLVLENLSMSVYQFKVKGKHNNKDFAVDQNEGKLLSKHAGSCYYTLTISFQPK is encoded by the exons ATGAATTTTCGATGGAAGAAAAGAGCGACGCGCGTCGACGAAACCGATGGAAAGAATTACGATGATCTTCCTCTAAACCTCCTCGAGGTCTACCCGGAACGCGGGGTTCTATCGCCTACTTCTGAACACTATTTCACCGTGACCGTTGAATCTAAAGACTTACGGTTGAAACATTACTCTGCTGTTCTGCA ATTATACGTGGAGGACATACCGCTCGCAGCCATCTCGCAGGAACTGGAACTGCATACCGAAGCTTGCACCAATAGACAACGCACAGCTTTAAGC TCCGTAGATGTTTGGGTCGCTGGCATAGAAGTCCGGTTGCAATGCGATATCGACGACGACAGTAGAAC TGATACGGAAGTTAGCGAAACGTTTGAAAGTCTTGTTGAGTCCACTTCGAGTTATGAATATTGCGTGTGGGATAAAGAAGACATCGGAGAAGTGTGCTGCGAGACTCCTAAACATTCCTGCTTGTGTAAATTA ATGAGAGAAGAACTGTTTTCCCACTatgatatattaaatttaaaacagtttgaACCCCTACTGTGGGAACATATAATCAGCGTAGCGACAATCAGGCCAACAAG GGCTCTGTACATCGGCATCGAGGAAACCTATGTATTCTTAGCGAGAAATCTCTCTGATAAATCTGTGAAGTTCTCGTGGGGTGAAGTGAACGGTGCTGACGCGGAAATGTTGAAACTTTGCGTATGTCCGCAAAATGGCGCCGTGGCCGCTAAAAAtacgaaaataatgaaaataactgtAGTGCCAGTGAAGGAg GGAATCGTACAATTTCTACACATACCCTGTTTCATCAACGACACGCAAAAAATCATAATGTTGGCGATCGAGTGTTTCATCGAGCCACTGCACGTGGCGTTTTATTTCCCCAAAAATGATCGCAAAGTTTTTCAATGGAAAACAAGCTTCACTCGAGTTGAATGGCGCGTGGATAACTCGAGAATGGATTTTGATATGACGGAGGAGTGCAAGGAAGGGATG AAACTCTTGGACAAGTACAAAATGCAAGAGGAGCGAGAATTAATGAACATGAATCTGGATCAAGGAGATGTTCTTAAAGATGCTTCTATGTGTACTTCGGCGACCAATGTGGGTGCGGTAGAATCGAGGGTGGAATCTTCTCTGAGCACGCGTACTTCAGAAATCATTAAA acTGATAATTTCACGATGGAAGAAGGAAACTACGCAGAAGAAAATGAGTTCAGTGGACATATGGTGCCATTTTCTGAAACAACTTTGCCATCATCAATACAACCAGTAGTAATCGAATTTTCGAATGTGTCACTAAGAAAAG tggAAAAGAAGACATTCATAATAAAAAATGGAACTGCGATTCCAACCAATTTTTGGATCTccgtgaaaaatttttatccCGTTCAGTGTAGTTGCGAGAGGCAGATAATAGAAGATCGTATAAAGTTCATGTTTAAACAAGCTTTTGGAAAAGATAAGAACATAATCG AGGAATCGTTGTACCGAGCGAAGCAACCAGATTCAGGTATTATAATTCATGTAGATCCCTTAAGTTTCAATCTTGACCCGTTCGCAGCAGTGCCCGTAGATATATACGTCTTCGCTGACACATGGGGTGTTTACATTGACGAATTAGAAATTAGTATTACCGGTTTGCCTCGATATACATTAGCAATCTGCGTTCAAGTTGTTGGACAACCGATATCATTGTCAATCGCACAGACTAGTTCAACAACGGTACCTGTTCTCAA TTATGGTTTAGAACCCATGGGGAGGCGGCTACTGTCCAGGACAGTGTTGATCAAAAATACAAGTGTTATACCTATAGCGATCGATTGGCATGTGATTTTGATTAAACCCGTTTTGACTGAAAAAATCCCACCCATCAATATTATTTACGACATTTGCACGCCATTCACGAATCAATTATCCAAGGAATTGAAAAACAGCAGATTTCAAAGCAACACTGAATCGAAAATTCCAAACACACATGATTTTATTTCAATCAATAACGACGGTGCAGATACGTTAAAAACATCTTCAGATATATCTGAACAACGTTGTGT GAAAACTGAAGGTATTTCAACTTGGCAAGATGAGGAAATGCATGATTCAGAGAAGGTTGAACGATTAACCATGATTCAAAGAATTCTGGCGTACTTTAGGTGTAGACAGGTATACGAAAAGAATGACACGAGTTCATACATAGATGCAGAacaaaatgaaatagaaaagaaagaaagagaagataTTGAATGTAGAATTTCTGTGCTTCCTTATTATGGTGAAATCAATAATAACGTCTGCACA GTTACACCTAAGGAAATGTTTACAATGCCAAATCACAGTGCTGCTATTAAGATAAATATATACCCAGAAAGATGCGTATCCAATGGAAAGTTTGAAGGAGAATTTGTTTGCAAGGTTTTGGGTTTCCTGCGAATAGCACCAAGTGATAA ACATCAAGATAATCAGTATTGTAGACTAGATGGATTATACTTGTCTCCCATAGAATTTGATGTTGCAATAACTGTTGTTCAACCACTGCTGCTTTATGATATTCCTAAAGCTAATAAAACATTTATATGTTGCATTAATGATGTGATGAACACAAAATCAAAAAGATTGGA ATTAAGCAAatcattcttcttctataaTAACAAGGGTACTGCAATCAATGTTATTTTGGAAACATATTACCCATTTCATGTTAAATCTACTTCCATATTTACCGAGTGCAAACCATACATACCAAAGTTAGGTTTTTCTATACATGGACATGGATGTGCAGAG GTAGAAATTATATGTAAAGTGGATCATCAATTAATTCATACTATATTGCACACAAGCAAAGCACAAGAGCTTCGTAGTTCAATAATGACATTAAAAGAGCCATTGTTCATTGTATACCCAGATGACAGCACTCAG GAACTGGAATTAAATTTACAAATATGGATACCTTCTTTAAAATTATCAACATATACATTAAATTTTAGTACTGTCTATGTGAACGAAACCAAAAAATTAACATTGGTTCTAGAAAATTTATCAA TGTCTGTTTACCAATTTAAAGTAAAAGGTAAACATAATAATAAAGACTTTGCAGTTGATCAAAACGAAGGAAAATTGTTAAGCAAGCATGCTGGTAGCTGTTACTACACGCTTACGATTTCTTTCCAACCAAAGTAA
- the LOC143212395 gene encoding uncharacterized protein LOC143212395, whose protein sequence is MAMKLIISFYCNVIDEPEEILVLNVQDGKPVNIRLHGFRDPPVLRCYERYMPDEELDNAKNIRKSSIASHPELGYYSDEAESTDTVTSGDSEDWIHMTNRNVSFDCKKSFVGEKVRIPMKFKNIGGEGRFFVMSEIDWTSMYIEDITEENLLKIPPFAIWPAYFELKSQEEIILWLYFLPDSYGIHVDKLYVLSNNCTMMATEIFGDGVLYEPYFIQLSKVLTSSLRNSTVDIVVRSCRTLLTKRLQAADHPPPPVGIQLKTHYHNMNAL, encoded by the exons ATGGCAATGAAATTGATCATTTCGTTTTACTGTAACGTTATCGACGAGCCGGAAGAAATTCTGGTACTGAATGTGCAGGATGGAAAACCAGTAAACATCAGGCTCCATGGATTTAGGGATCCTCCGGTTTTGCGATGTTATG AAAGATATATGCCGGACGAGGAACTTGATAACGCGAAAAACATCCGGAAGTCGTCGATCGCTTCTCATCCGGAACTAGGATACTATTCGGACGAAGCGGAG TCAACGGATACCGTCACTAGCGGTGACAGTGAGGATTGGATACACATGACGAACAGAAACGTATCGTTTGACTGTAAGAAGAGCTTCGTAGGGGAGAAAGTTAGGATACCGATGAAATTCAAGAATATCGGGGGAGAAGGACGATTCTTCGTAATGAGTGAGATCGATTGGACTTCCATGTACATAGAA GATATCACAGAGGAAAATCTGCTGAAAATACCTCCATTCGCGATTTGGCCAGCGTACTTCGAACTGAAGTCGCAAGAGGAGATAATTCTTTGGTTGTACTTCCTACCGGACAGTTATGGGATTCAT GTCGACAAACTGTATGTACTCAGTAACAACTGTACCATGATGGCAACGGAAATATTCGGGGATGGTGTGTTATACGAGCCATACTTCATCCAGCTTAGTAAAGTATTGACGTCATCGTTACGAAATAGTACTGTTGACATAGTAGTACGTTCTTGTCGAACACTCTTAACAAAACGTTTACAGGCAGCagatcacccccccccccctgttgGAATTCAGTTAAAAACTCATTATCATAACATGAATGCTTTATAG
- the Chro gene encoding chromodomain-containing protein chromator, whose translation MEGGDGPSAISSNPTAIKAAQEEMGRLDVLVCGQCHSVFHFIVEFQMHRTKDGACSQTSHFRENSNNEQKAQVWAFLLWKGSQIQQENTDKDSTNSWKLYQKWCKMDTHIRDSWITAGKTIQTFTKISNAKMQDVPRQNQTANVEGKPVVLRKVIRNGQPEEADKKDAKGSEAKNQKEFFDPEGEKKEKPKLKPSIKPKGKSSKAGEEDRDTTDEEYTVEKILAKRFNPKKRCSEYLLKWEGYGHEHNTWEPAEHVATCKHLLEEFERSLAKQKELKAAQQQANAKAAARGAHPAQKTVIKVEAKPGPSTAAQVGRPMRSSKSKAMDQVKQWCGSMKDEDNDLLGKRRMDYSESDSEDGGSSAAKRAKGDTGSDDDWSGESDEERLLGRSDVIQRAFNRANAQSNGSNRASGSSSDLATSLGLQSPEGAKSNQPPVLVANAKGVVKVDPKQMPNLTSGVYVMSRKDGIIKLDSSPSGKLAVKGSPTTQGVLMVQNRDNTNVVRKQVISASQSNSVTPVKVVSKMDGSQVVTQMKVVSKTVASKPGGAQKTEPIKIQPKPDPTQMPQIHVVTAVPTPIALQPRLSTGVRPGPVPAQRTADGRPLLPRPPLRATTPTSVLGMGSTIRSPVRAPAPRQVQSQQTRQVLQKRTTTVTTQSNSVSPGSVTQIRPKFTVLSSQPKQVVKSGTSPVQQMKQSPKTPVGKPQSLLSPQQKLLMAKRKAQEAAGIKPAGRGLLAGARVSVGRGRGKLAESPSATTPGNKPKESKLAEGDGLHMEFHEVGSEESSSEGEPDLPPPETDTITTTEPDSPPRPFTLCPLTGRIIGPDGEPVEQPAEPEPEPVPTTPLTTVKTTTATTDSIGVPATTTTTELVLPSLESLTDGGGIMRVEMSPGGTTGTIVQTSEPAQINLSNVSVPAPDLPCLDDTPPAVPVPATTSSTPLTETTPTPEASIAAALSTATVTSTSTIAITPADVTKPEEKLPEERKVTPEDTSNLVTITGEDGVVYQVTGQADDGQTLLVTREADGEQQCVYVTTEQQGDGGSVLTLDHAVAEAVAQLIPDQVNLASQFYVKEGTSEPTENPMVMSIMDNSNTTDVTEGQEDGDGHGQVVAQVVQAEEPTPGGTRRVVLLLPDGNLMMTEVTEEQYAALGLGK comes from the exons ATGGAGGGAGGCGATGGCCCTTCAGCCATCAGTAGTAATCCTACTGCTATTAAAG CTGCACAAGAGGAAATGGGAAGATTAGACGTTCTTGTATGTGGACAGTGTCATTCAGTTTTTCACTTTATTGTGGAATTTCAAATGCATCGTACAAAAGACGGTGCTTGCTCTCAAACATCACATTTTCGTGAAAATAGTAAT aatgaacagaaagCACAAGTTTGGGCTTTCCTCTTGTGGAAAGGTTCACAAATTCAGCAGGAAAATACGGATAAAGACTCTACAAACTCATGGAAACTTTATCAAAAATGGTGTAAAATGGATACGCACATTAGGGATTCGTGGATTACAGCTGGAAAGACCATTCAAACTTTTACAAAAATCAGTAATGCAAAAATGCAAGATGTACCAAGGCAAAATCAAACAGCTAATGTAGAAG GGAAACCTGTAGTTCTACGTAAAGTTATTAGAAATGGACAGCCAGAGGAAGCAGATAAGAAAGATGCTAAAGgctcggaagcgaagaatcaaaAAGAATTCTTTGATCCTGaaggagaaaagaaagaaaaaccaAAGTTGAAGCCTTCTATAAAACCTAAA GGCAAATCTAGTAAGGCTGGTGAAGAAGATAGAGACACAACTGATGAAGAATATACAGTAGAAAAAATCTTAGCTAAACGATTCAATCCAAAAAAGAGGTGTTCAGAATACTTACTAAAATGGGAAGGATATGGGCA TGAGCATAATACATGGGAGCCTGCTGAGCATGTCGCAACATGTAAACatttattagaagaatttgaaagaaGTCTGGCGAAACAGAAAGAATTGAAAGCAGCGCAACAGCAAGCTAATGCAAAGGCAGCTGCTCGAGGTGCACATCCTGCTCAAAAAACAGTGATAAAAGTGGAAGCTAAACCTGGACCAAGTACTGCAGCTCAAGTAGG AAGACCAATGCGCTCGAGTAAATCAAAAGCTATGGATCAAGTGAAGCAGTGGTGTGGTTCTATGAAAGATGAAGATAATGATT TATTGGGTAAGAGAAGAATGGACTATTCTGAGAGTGACTCCGAAGACGGAGGCAGCAGTGCTGCGAAACGAGCAAAAGGTGACACGGGTAGTGACGACGATTGGAGTGGAGAATCCGATGAAGAGAGGTTGTTGGGCCGTAGTGATGTGATTCAACGCGCGTTTAACCGTGCCAATGCACAGTCAAACGGATCAAACCGAGCTAGCGGTTCGTCCTCAGATCTTGCGACTTCATTGGGACTGCAGTCTCCTGAAGGAGCAAAATCTAACCAACCGCCAGTTTTGGTCGCCAACGCGAAGGGAGTTGTTAAAGTAGATCCTAAACAAATGCCAAACTTAACATCCGGCGTGTATGTGATGTCACGGAAAGATGGCATCATCAAGCTGGATTCGTCCCCTAGCGGAAAGTTGGCCGTAAAAGGTTCGCCAACAACACAAGGTGTATTGATGGTTCAAAATCGGGATAATACTAACGTAGTGAGAAAGCAGGTAATATCTGCCTCGCAGTCGAATTCCGTAACGCCGGTTAAAGTGGTATCTAAAATGGATGGAAGTCAAGTAGTAACACAGATGAAAGTAGTTTCCAAGACGGTTGCAAGTAAACCAGGAGGCGCACAGAAAACAGAGCCGATAAAGATTCAGCCGAAACCAGATCCGACACAGATGCCGCAGATACATGTCGTGACCGCTGTGCCGACTCCTATCGCTTTGCAGCCGAGACTAAGTACAGGAGTACGTCCTGGACCTGTCCCTGCCCAACGCACTGCGGATGGTCGGCCATTGTTACCGAGACCCCCACTGCGTGCGACAACACCGACTAGCGTACTCGGAATGGGATCCACAATTCGTTCACCTGTTAGAGCGCCAGCTCCGAGACAAGTTCAATCCCAGCAAACACGTCAGGTGCTGCAAAAACGAACGACAACCGTGACCACGCAAAGTAACTCGGTGAGTCCTGGGAGCGTTACACAAATTCGACCGAAATTCACGGTGCTTAGTTCACAGCCGAAGCAAGTTGTAAAGTCTGGAACTAGTCCAGTGCAACAGATGAAACAATCACCGAAAACACCAGTCGGTAAGCCACAGTCATTATTATCTCCGCAACAAAAGTTACTAATGGCAAAAAGAAAAGCTCAAGAAGCAGCAGGTATTAAACCCGCTGGCCGTGGACTCCTAGCAGGTGCTCGTGTTAGTGTTGGACGGGGTAGAGGGAAGTTGGCCGAGTCACCGTCAGCTACAACACCGGGAAACAAGCCGAAAGAGAGTAAATTGGCCGAGGGCGATGGACTTCACATGGAATTCCACGAGGTTGGCTCCGAAGAAAGTAGCAGCGAGGGTGAGCCAGACCTTCCACCACCGGAAACAGATACCATAACCACTACTGAACCGGATAGTCCACCTCGACCGTTTACACTGTGTCCATTAACAGGACGTATCATTGGGCCAGATGGGGAGCCTGTTGAGCAGCCGGCCGAGCCAGAACCCGAGCCAGTGCCTACGACACCGTTGACCACCGTCAAAACAACTACCGCTACGACAGACAGCATCGGCGTCCCAGCTACAACTACCACCACAGAGCTGGTTCTACCTTCCCTCGAGTCTCTCACGGACGGCGGTGGTATAATGAGAGTCGAGATGAGTCCCGGAGGAACAACAGGCACTATTGTTCAGACAAGCGAACCTGCACAAATCAACTTATCGAACGTGTCCGTACCTGCTCCAGATCTTCCTTGTTTGGATGACACCCCTCCAGCTGTGCCGGTACCAGCCACGACCTCGTCGACACCATTGACTGAAACAACACCTACTCCCGAGGCTTCTATCGCGGCTGCACTGTCTACAGCCACGGTCACATCTACCAGCACAATTGCGATTACACCTGCTGATGTGACCAAGCCTGAAGAGAAGTTGCCTGAGGAGAGGAAGGTAACCCCTGAGGATACATCGAATTTGGTAACGATAACTGGCGAGGACGGTGTTGTATATCAAGTAACCGGACAAGCCGACGACGGTCAAACGTTACTGGTAACACGTGAAGCTGACGGTGAGCAACAATGCGTGTACGTTACCACGGAACAACAAGGAGATGGTGGATCTGTGCTAACATTGGACCATGCTGTTGCCGAAGCTGTTGCTCAGCTGATACCCGATCAGGTGAATTTGGCCTCGCAATTTTATGTGAAGGAAGGCACCTCAGAACCTACTGAAAATCCGATGGTGATGTCTATTATGGATAATTCGAACACGACTGACGTGACTGAGGGACAGGAAGATGGCGATGGTCATGGGCAAGTTGTAGCTCAAGTTGTACAAGCAGAAGAACCTACACCAG GAGGTACCAGAAGAGTAGTTTTACTCTTACCGGATGGAAATCTGATGATGACAGAAGTGACGGAAGAACAATATGCAGCACTAGGACTCGGCAAGTGA
- the Ssl1 gene encoding general transcription factor IIH subunit 2 Ssl1, whose amino-acid sequence MAEEEEEKEYRWETGYEKTWEAIKEDDHGLLEASVADIIHNAKRKRQMDKKIGARLGMMRHLYIILDASESMSNQDLKPTRFLCSLKLLEDFIEEFFYQNPISQLGVIVTRNKRAEKISDLAGNSKKHIKELKAMQQLQPAGEPSLQNSLELALKSLRLLPSHASKEILVIIGALTTCDPGDINETIQNMKTDCVRCSVIGLAAELYICKRMATATGGEHSVALDDKHYKEQLNMHIDPPPAATRLDAALVKMGFPHHALQSSETETSMAVCMCHAVSADETVKLTSTGYLCPQCLSKHCELPVECRACGLTLVSAPHLARSYHYLFPVESFKEVPFEGTPSICYGCQKTLSQKDKKIYVCNKCNQTFCLDCEIFIHESLHTCPGCATNPDTYQRSAERA is encoded by the exons atggctgaggaagaagaggagaaaGAATATCGGTGGGAGACTGGTTATGAGAAGACAtg GGAAGCGATTAAGGAAGATGATCATGGACTTTTGGAAGCATCGGTTGCAGATATTATTCACAATGCTAAGAGGAAACGTCAGATGGATAAAAAGATTGGTGCCAGATTAGGAATGATGAGACATCTTTATATAATTCTCGATGCTTCCGAATCAATGTCCAATCAAGACTTAAAACCAACTCGTTTCTTATGTTCTTTAAAG CTGCTAGAGGATTTTATCGAAGAATTCTTCTATCAAAATCCTATAAGCCAACTAGGAGTAATTGTTACAAGAAATAAAAGAGCGGAAAAAATCAGTGATTTGGCTGGAAACTCCAAAAAACATATTAAA GAATTAAAGGCCATGCAGCAGCTTCAACCAGCAGGTGAACCATCGTTACAGAACTCACTGGAATTAGCTTTGAAATCCTTGCGATTGCTACCATCACATGCTAGCAAAGAAATATTAGTAATTATAGGAGCTCTCACAACATGTGACCCTGGAGATATTAATGAAACAATACAA AATATGAAAACAGATTGTGTAAGGTGTAGTGTGATAGGTTTAGCTGCTGAGTTATACATTTGCAAAAGAATGGCCACAGCAACTGGTGGAGAACACAGTGTTGCATTGGATGATAAACATTACAAAGAGCAATTAAATATGCATATAGACCCACCACCAGCTGCAACCAGACTAGATGCTGCTCTTGTAAAGATGGGTTTTCCTCATCATGCTTTACaatcttccgaaactgaaacatCCATGGCAGTGTGCATGTG CCATGCAGTGAGTGCAGATGAAACTGTTAAACTTACAAGTACAGGATATCTGTGTCCACAGTGCCTTAGTAAACATTGTGAACTTCCTGTTGAATGCAGAGCCTGTGGACTCACCTTGGTATCTGCTCCTCATTTAGCTCGATCCTATCATTATTTATTCCCTGTTGAGTCATTTAAAGAAGTACCATTTGAAGGAACCCCTTCAATTTGTTATGGCTGCCAAAAAACTTTGTCACAAAAAGATAAAAAG ATATAcgtttgtaataaatgtaatcAAACGTTTTGTTTGGACTGTGAGATATTCATCCACGAGTCCTTACACACGTGTCCAGGCTGTGCAACAAATCCAGATACATATCAAAGGTCCGCGGAAAGAGCTTAA